A region from the Silene latifolia isolate original U9 population chromosome 7, ASM4854445v1, whole genome shotgun sequence genome encodes:
- the LOC141592199 gene encoding RNA-directed DNA methylation 4-like isoform X2: MESSEAERGQVLGEISSTQPSYGGGEKPVIVRVKRKLRQSPLEALWIEINERPMKRPLLDFQKLSITSSSSSSPPLEEPKVKRVLVQHIETVGRSEDAIEFVNSYVEGSPEVDGDSKFTASSKQRRRTLLSQNIHNRHLSKAKQQHEELAKSARFEQIWKRRTHDNESVHTEALDEVCRVYDVVRVDMEETSTTQEKLDEISEEDQKALGKFTPLLRECIPTAAEEIESDFSCQASKQGSIDGYVYDLYAVKEKVDELEVSYPFPLVQLDDDDQYYEGPDNSDYETDDSNAENNPYNDYPEEESSESEEKTDTSGSEESKENESEDETESDASFQSRDSVSDQLWDDEMDENFSDDFSDADSEGLP; this comes from the exons ATGGAATCATCAGAAGCGGAAAGGGGACAAGTGCTTGGGGAAATCTCATCTACGCAACCAAGCTATGGTGGCGGTGAAAAGCCTGTGATTGTTAGGGTTAAGCGGAAGCTCCGTCAATCTCCTCTTGAAGCTTTATGGATTGAAATCAACGAGAGACCTATGAAGCGGCCCTTGCTCGACTTTCAGAAGCTCTCCATtacttcgtcttcttcttcttctccaccTTTAG AGGAACCGAAGGTCAAAAGGGTGTTAGTGCAACACATTGAGACAGTTGGCCGCTCTGAGGATGCCATTGAATTTGTCAATTCATATGTG GAAGGCAGCCCTGAGGTCGATGGTGACTCCAAGTTTACAGCTAGCAGTAAACAAAGAAGACGTACCCTCCTCTCTCAGAAT ATTCATAACCGTCACCTATCCAAGGCCAAGCAACAACATGAG GAACTAGCAAAAAGTGCACGCTTTGAGCAAATATGGAAGCGTAGAACACATGATAATGAGTCTGTTCATACTGAAGCGTTGGATGAAGTATGCCGTGTTTATGATGTTGTTCGTGTTGACATGGAGGAGACCTCTACAACCCAAGAAAAGCTGGA TGAGATATCTGAGGAAGATCAGAAAGCACTCGGTAAATTCACACCTCTGTTAAGGGAGTGTATTCCTACTGCCGCTGAAGAAATTGAATCTGATTTCTCTTGTCAAGCTTCCAAACAAG GTTCGATTGATGGGTACGTCTACGACCTCTATGCTGTAAAGGAAAAGGTTGATGAATTAGAGGTGTCTTACCCTTTTCCGCT GGTAcaacttgatgatgatgatcaatATTATGAGGGTCCTGATAATTCGGACTACGAAACTGATGATTCAAATG CTGAAAACAATCCATACAATGATTATCCGGAAGAGGAGTCGTCAGAAAGTGAGGAGAAAACTGACACATCTGGAAGCGAGGAATCAAAGGAAAATGAAAGTGAAGATGAAACTGAGAGTGATGCAAGTTTCCAATCCCGTGACTCGGTGTCAGATCAATTATGGGATGATGAGATGGATGAAAACTTCAGTGATGATTTCAGTGATGCTGACAGTGAAGGCCTTCCGTAG
- the LOC141592199 gene encoding RNA-directed DNA methylation 4-like isoform X1, with protein MESSEAERGQVLGEISSTQPSYGGGEKPVIVRVKRKLRQSPLEALWIEINERPMKRPLLDFQKLSITSSSSSSPPLEEPKVKRVLVQHIETVGRSEDAIEFVNSYVEGSPEVDGDSKFTASSKQRRRTLLSQNIHNRHLSKAKQQHEELAKSARFEQIWKRRTHDNESVHTEALDEVCRVYDVVRVDMEETSTTQEKLDEISEEDQKALGKFTPLLRECIPTAAEEIESDFSCQASKQAGSIDGYVYDLYAVKEKVDELEVSYPFPLVQLDDDDQYYEGPDNSDYETDDSNAENNPYNDYPEEESSESEEKTDTSGSEESKENESEDETESDASFQSRDSVSDQLWDDEMDENFSDDFSDADSEGLP; from the exons ATGGAATCATCAGAAGCGGAAAGGGGACAAGTGCTTGGGGAAATCTCATCTACGCAACCAAGCTATGGTGGCGGTGAAAAGCCTGTGATTGTTAGGGTTAAGCGGAAGCTCCGTCAATCTCCTCTTGAAGCTTTATGGATTGAAATCAACGAGAGACCTATGAAGCGGCCCTTGCTCGACTTTCAGAAGCTCTCCATtacttcgtcttcttcttcttctccaccTTTAG AGGAACCGAAGGTCAAAAGGGTGTTAGTGCAACACATTGAGACAGTTGGCCGCTCTGAGGATGCCATTGAATTTGTCAATTCATATGTG GAAGGCAGCCCTGAGGTCGATGGTGACTCCAAGTTTACAGCTAGCAGTAAACAAAGAAGACGTACCCTCCTCTCTCAGAAT ATTCATAACCGTCACCTATCCAAGGCCAAGCAACAACATGAG GAACTAGCAAAAAGTGCACGCTTTGAGCAAATATGGAAGCGTAGAACACATGATAATGAGTCTGTTCATACTGAAGCGTTGGATGAAGTATGCCGTGTTTATGATGTTGTTCGTGTTGACATGGAGGAGACCTCTACAACCCAAGAAAAGCTGGA TGAGATATCTGAGGAAGATCAGAAAGCACTCGGTAAATTCACACCTCTGTTAAGGGAGTGTATTCCTACTGCCGCTGAAGAAATTGAATCTGATTTCTCTTGTCAAGCTTCCAAACAAG CAGGTTCGATTGATGGGTACGTCTACGACCTCTATGCTGTAAAGGAAAAGGTTGATGAATTAGAGGTGTCTTACCCTTTTCCGCT GGTAcaacttgatgatgatgatcaatATTATGAGGGTCCTGATAATTCGGACTACGAAACTGATGATTCAAATG CTGAAAACAATCCATACAATGATTATCCGGAAGAGGAGTCGTCAGAAAGTGAGGAGAAAACTGACACATCTGGAAGCGAGGAATCAAAGGAAAATGAAAGTGAAGATGAAACTGAGAGTGATGCAAGTTTCCAATCCCGTGACTCGGTGTCAGATCAATTATGGGATGATGAGATGGATGAAAACTTCAGTGATGATTTCAGTGATGCTGACAGTGAAGGCCTTCCGTAG